One window from the genome of Eucalyptus grandis isolate ANBG69807.140 chromosome 7, ASM1654582v1, whole genome shotgun sequence encodes:
- the LOC104455653 gene encoding uncharacterized protein LOC104455653 isoform X1, translated as MDDEVVQRVFQEGGRDYFQQQPSTSSSSSSSSILQSLPLHVSFDHGYYLLVKSIQELREKKEGLVTVGIGGPSGSGKSSLAEKVASVIGCTVISMENYRIGFDEGNDLDSIDFDALVQNLEDLTNGKDTVVPVFDFQHKRHTDSETIKSASSGVVIVDGTYALHARLRSLLDIRVAVVGGVHFSLLSKVQYDIGDCRSLDSLIDSIFPLFRKHIEPDLHHAQIRINNSFVSSFREAIYKLKCRSESPQAFPAQVLQGNEAQTDNFIEMYLRPPSASEEARINDWIKVRQSGIRYYLALGDQRIVDKHFIIRPKAEFEVGRMTLGGLLALGYTVVVSYKRASTFVSMGNLSMSLETIDTLGETFMVLRGTNRKAVGAEALRLGITRPWITKSYLEMILERKGVPRLNTPPPSSSVLIGNQERTVVAPKPIRVTPNPVTRLEDLPQPWTRSPTKSKMEPLVATWQFISSDPSDVDDPVLVSSSFRDTMKLAPMPDSYDLDRGLLLAVQAIQALLENKGVPVIVGIGGPSGSGKTSLAHKMANIVGCEVVSLESYYKTEHMRDFKYDDFGSIDLSLLLKNINDIKEGRKTKTPIFDLETGARSGLKELIVSEDCGVIIFEGIYALHPDIRKALDLWIAVVGGVHSHLISRVQRDKSRVGCFMSQNEIMMTVFPMFQQHIEPHLVHAHLKIRNDFDPVLSPESSLFVLKSNKQVAYQDILKILDRAKICSSAQNFIDMYLRLPGIPANGHLQESDCIRVRICEGRFAVLIREPIREGNFIIQPKVDFDISVSTVAGLLNLGYQAEAYIEAAAFIYQDGKILVEVDHLQDIPSPYLQIKGVNKEAVTSAGSALKLDGSYTTKSYLQIIMERLPAIERSSNGIHARQSARLQELVELIQSQGSCSASESSPSREVVPIEGVIEDMQSRIKRLERWHAINTVLWTFLMSTVIGYSLYRRKRL; from the exons ATGGACGACGAGGTGGTGCAGCGGGTGTTccaagaaggagggagggactACTTCCAGCAGCAGCcgtccacctcctcctcctcctcctcctcttcgatCCTCCAGTCCCTCCCTCTCCACGTG TCTTTCGATCACGGGTATTATTTGTTGGTAAAATCCATTCAAGAGCTTCGGGAGAAGAAGGAAGGTCTTGTTACCGTGGGCATTGGAGGACCAAGTGGTTCGGGTAAATCGAG CTTAGCAGAGAAGGTGGCATCTGTAATTGGCTGTACTGTTATATCAATGGAGAACTATCGAATTGGATTTGATGAGGGGAATGATTTGGACTCTATAGATTTTGATGCATTGGTTCAAAACCTTGAG GATCTGACAAATGGGAAAGATACTGTGGTacctgtgtttgattttcagCACAAAAGGCATACCGATTCAGAGACAATTAAGAGTGCTTCTTCTGGTGTG GTAATTGTCGATGGTACTTATGCTCTACATGCAAGGTTGCGGTCTTTGCTAGATATTCGGGTTGCTGTG GTTGGTGGCGTCCATTTTAGCCTCCTTTCAAAGGTCCAATATGATATTGGAGACTGTCGTTCACTAGATTCTCTCATTGACAGCATATTTCCTTTGTTTAGGAAACACATTGAGCCAGATTTACACCATGCACAG ATTAGAATCAACAATAGCTTTGTTTCATCATTCAGGGAAGCAATCTACAAGTTAAAATGCAGAAGTGAG TCTCCACAAGCCTTTCCTGCTCAGGTTCTCCAAGGAAATGAAGCTCAAACAGATAA CTTTATTGAGATGTACCTGAGGCCTCCATCAGCTAGTGAAGAAGCACGAATAAATGATTGGATTAAGGTGCGTCAATCTGGTATAAGGTACTATCTTGCCCTGGGTGACCAGAGGATTGTCGACAAGCATTTCATCATCCGACCCAAAGCAGAATTTGAG GTTGGACGGATGACACTAGGTGGATTGCTGGCTCTGGGTTACACAGTTGTGGTCAGTTACAAAAGGGCATCTACTTTTGTTAGTATGGGCAATCTCTCGATGTCTCTTGAAACCATTGATACTCTTGGCGAGACATTTATGGTGCTGAGGGGTACAAATAGGAAA GCTGTAGGTGCAGAAGCATTGCGATTGGGTATAACAAGACCATGGATCACCAAGTCATATTTGGAAATGATTCTTGAGAGGAAAG GTGTCCCGCGCCTTAATACACCACCACCGTCATCAAGTGTACTGATTGGAAATCAAGAGAGAACTGTTGTCGCCCCAAAGCCGATTCGTGTTACTCCAAATCCTGTGACACGGCTTGAGGATCTGCCGCAACCATGGACTCGATCCCCTACAAAATCCAAAATGGAACCCCTCGTTGCAACATGGCAGTTCATTTCGTCAGATCCTTCCGATGTTGATGATCCGGTCTTAG TTTCCTCTTCCTTCAGGGATACTATGAAGCTTGCTCCAATGCCCGATTCATATGATCTTGATAGAGGCTTGCTTCTAGCTGTTCAGGCAATTCAG GCTTTGTTGGAGAACAAGGGTGTCCCTGTTATTGTTGGAATTG GAGGTCCAAGTGGCTCTGGAAAAACTAGTTTGGCTCACAAAATGGCAAATATAGTTGGCTGTGAAGTGGTTTCTCTTGAAAGCTATTACAAAACCGAGCACATGAGGGATTTTAAGTATGATGACTTTGGGTCTATTGACCTATCTTTGCTTTTAAAG AATATCAATGACATTAAGGAGGGTCGGAAAACAAAAACACCAATATTTGACTTGGAGACTGGTGCTCGAAGTGGATTGAAGGAGCTCATAGTTTCTGAAGATTGCGGTGTG ATAATTTTTGAAGGCATATATGCTCTGCATCCTGATATCCGAAAAGCACTGGATCTGTGGATTGCTGTT GTTGGAGGCGTTCATTCACATTTGATATCTCGAGTCCAAAGGGACAAAAGCAGAGTGGGCTGTTTCATGTCTCAGAATGAGATCATGATGACTGTCTTCCCCATGTTCCAACAGCATATTGAACCGCATCTTGTTCACGCACAT CTCAAAATTCGGAATGACTTTGATCCAGTACTTTCTCCTGAGAGttcattgtttgttttgaagagCAACAAACAA GTGGCTTATCAAGATATTCTAAAAATTCTGGACCGCGCAAAGATCTGCAGTTCTGCTCAAAATTTCATTGATATGTACTTGCGGCTTCCTGGAATTCCTGCTAATGGACATTTGCAAGAGAGTGACTGCATAAGAGTCAGGATATGTGAGGGCAGATTTGCTGTGTTGATACGGGAG CCTATAAGGGAAGGCAATTTCATTATTCAACCCAAAGTAGATTTTGACATCAGCGTCAGTACAGTTGCTGGTCTCTTGAACCTTGG GTATCAAGCTGAGGCATACATCGAAGCTGCGGCCTTCATATATCAAGATGGGAAG ATTCTTGTTGAAGTTGACCATCTGCAAGATATTCCTAGTCCTTATTTGCAAATCAAAGGGGTCAATAAGGAGGCTGTAACATCTGCTGGTTCAGCTCTAAAGTTGGATGGTTCCTATACAACTAAG agCTATCTTCaaataattatggaaagatTGCCAGCAATAGAAAGAAGTTCCAACGGGATTCATGCTCGACAGTCTGCGAGATTGCAGGAGCTTGTGGAGCTTATACAATCTCAG GGAAGCTGTTCAGCTTCAGAATCCTCACCAAGTAGAGAAGTGGTTCCAATAGAAGGTGTGATCGAAGACATGCAATCCAGGATTAAAAGGCTGGAGAGATGGCATGCGATTAATACG GTATTGTGGACTTTTCTGATGTCCACCGTCATTGGTTACTCGCTTTATCGAAGAAAGCGCCTGTAA
- the LOC104455653 gene encoding uncharacterized protein LOC104455653 isoform X2 — MENYRIGFDEGNDLDSIDFDALVQNLEDLTNGKDTVVPVFDFQHKRHTDSETIKSASSGVVIVDGTYALHARLRSLLDIRVAVVGGVHFSLLSKVQYDIGDCRSLDSLIDSIFPLFRKHIEPDLHHAQIRINNSFVSSFREAIYKLKCRSESPQAFPAQVLQGNEAQTDNFIEMYLRPPSASEEARINDWIKVRQSGIRYYLALGDQRIVDKHFIIRPKAEFEVGRMTLGGLLALGYTVVVSYKRASTFVSMGNLSMSLETIDTLGETFMVLRGTNRKAVGAEALRLGITRPWITKSYLEMILERKGVPRLNTPPPSSSVLIGNQERTVVAPKPIRVTPNPVTRLEDLPQPWTRSPTKSKMEPLVATWQFISSDPSDVDDPVLVSSSFRDTMKLAPMPDSYDLDRGLLLAVQAIQALLENKGVPVIVGIGGPSGSGKTSLAHKMANIVGCEVVSLESYYKTEHMRDFKYDDFGSIDLSLLLKNINDIKEGRKTKTPIFDLETGARSGLKELIVSEDCGVIIFEGIYALHPDIRKALDLWIAVVGGVHSHLISRVQRDKSRVGCFMSQNEIMMTVFPMFQQHIEPHLVHAHLKIRNDFDPVLSPESSLFVLKSNKQVAYQDILKILDRAKICSSAQNFIDMYLRLPGIPANGHLQESDCIRVRICEGRFAVLIREPIREGNFIIQPKVDFDISVSTVAGLLNLGYQAEAYIEAAAFIYQDGKILVEVDHLQDIPSPYLQIKGVNKEAVTSAGSALKLDGSYTTKSYLQIIMERLPAIERSSNGIHARQSARLQELVELIQSQGSCSASESSPSREVVPIEGVIEDMQSRIKRLERWHAINTVLWTFLMSTVIGYSLYRRKRL, encoded by the exons ATGGAGAACTATCGAATTGGATTTGATGAGGGGAATGATTTGGACTCTATAGATTTTGATGCATTGGTTCAAAACCTTGAG GATCTGACAAATGGGAAAGATACTGTGGTacctgtgtttgattttcagCACAAAAGGCATACCGATTCAGAGACAATTAAGAGTGCTTCTTCTGGTGTG GTAATTGTCGATGGTACTTATGCTCTACATGCAAGGTTGCGGTCTTTGCTAGATATTCGGGTTGCTGTG GTTGGTGGCGTCCATTTTAGCCTCCTTTCAAAGGTCCAATATGATATTGGAGACTGTCGTTCACTAGATTCTCTCATTGACAGCATATTTCCTTTGTTTAGGAAACACATTGAGCCAGATTTACACCATGCACAG ATTAGAATCAACAATAGCTTTGTTTCATCATTCAGGGAAGCAATCTACAAGTTAAAATGCAGAAGTGAG TCTCCACAAGCCTTTCCTGCTCAGGTTCTCCAAGGAAATGAAGCTCAAACAGATAA CTTTATTGAGATGTACCTGAGGCCTCCATCAGCTAGTGAAGAAGCACGAATAAATGATTGGATTAAGGTGCGTCAATCTGGTATAAGGTACTATCTTGCCCTGGGTGACCAGAGGATTGTCGACAAGCATTTCATCATCCGACCCAAAGCAGAATTTGAG GTTGGACGGATGACACTAGGTGGATTGCTGGCTCTGGGTTACACAGTTGTGGTCAGTTACAAAAGGGCATCTACTTTTGTTAGTATGGGCAATCTCTCGATGTCTCTTGAAACCATTGATACTCTTGGCGAGACATTTATGGTGCTGAGGGGTACAAATAGGAAA GCTGTAGGTGCAGAAGCATTGCGATTGGGTATAACAAGACCATGGATCACCAAGTCATATTTGGAAATGATTCTTGAGAGGAAAG GTGTCCCGCGCCTTAATACACCACCACCGTCATCAAGTGTACTGATTGGAAATCAAGAGAGAACTGTTGTCGCCCCAAAGCCGATTCGTGTTACTCCAAATCCTGTGACACGGCTTGAGGATCTGCCGCAACCATGGACTCGATCCCCTACAAAATCCAAAATGGAACCCCTCGTTGCAACATGGCAGTTCATTTCGTCAGATCCTTCCGATGTTGATGATCCGGTCTTAG TTTCCTCTTCCTTCAGGGATACTATGAAGCTTGCTCCAATGCCCGATTCATATGATCTTGATAGAGGCTTGCTTCTAGCTGTTCAGGCAATTCAG GCTTTGTTGGAGAACAAGGGTGTCCCTGTTATTGTTGGAATTG GAGGTCCAAGTGGCTCTGGAAAAACTAGTTTGGCTCACAAAATGGCAAATATAGTTGGCTGTGAAGTGGTTTCTCTTGAAAGCTATTACAAAACCGAGCACATGAGGGATTTTAAGTATGATGACTTTGGGTCTATTGACCTATCTTTGCTTTTAAAG AATATCAATGACATTAAGGAGGGTCGGAAAACAAAAACACCAATATTTGACTTGGAGACTGGTGCTCGAAGTGGATTGAAGGAGCTCATAGTTTCTGAAGATTGCGGTGTG ATAATTTTTGAAGGCATATATGCTCTGCATCCTGATATCCGAAAAGCACTGGATCTGTGGATTGCTGTT GTTGGAGGCGTTCATTCACATTTGATATCTCGAGTCCAAAGGGACAAAAGCAGAGTGGGCTGTTTCATGTCTCAGAATGAGATCATGATGACTGTCTTCCCCATGTTCCAACAGCATATTGAACCGCATCTTGTTCACGCACAT CTCAAAATTCGGAATGACTTTGATCCAGTACTTTCTCCTGAGAGttcattgtttgttttgaagagCAACAAACAA GTGGCTTATCAAGATATTCTAAAAATTCTGGACCGCGCAAAGATCTGCAGTTCTGCTCAAAATTTCATTGATATGTACTTGCGGCTTCCTGGAATTCCTGCTAATGGACATTTGCAAGAGAGTGACTGCATAAGAGTCAGGATATGTGAGGGCAGATTTGCTGTGTTGATACGGGAG CCTATAAGGGAAGGCAATTTCATTATTCAACCCAAAGTAGATTTTGACATCAGCGTCAGTACAGTTGCTGGTCTCTTGAACCTTGG GTATCAAGCTGAGGCATACATCGAAGCTGCGGCCTTCATATATCAAGATGGGAAG ATTCTTGTTGAAGTTGACCATCTGCAAGATATTCCTAGTCCTTATTTGCAAATCAAAGGGGTCAATAAGGAGGCTGTAACATCTGCTGGTTCAGCTCTAAAGTTGGATGGTTCCTATACAACTAAG agCTATCTTCaaataattatggaaagatTGCCAGCAATAGAAAGAAGTTCCAACGGGATTCATGCTCGACAGTCTGCGAGATTGCAGGAGCTTGTGGAGCTTATACAATCTCAG GGAAGCTGTTCAGCTTCAGAATCCTCACCAAGTAGAGAAGTGGTTCCAATAGAAGGTGTGATCGAAGACATGCAATCCAGGATTAAAAGGCTGGAGAGATGGCATGCGATTAATACG GTATTGTGGACTTTTCTGATGTCCACCGTCATTGGTTACTCGCTTTATCGAAGAAAGCGCCTGTAA
- the LOC104453712 gene encoding serine carboxypeptidase-like 50 has protein sequence MASSAAAPPPLKQLLLFFLLLLSFVARIPVSSPAAAAAAAEPVLPEESLPARSGYLPVSPTSDSAIFYAFYEAQRPTTPPSQTPLLIWLQGGPGCSSMTGNFYELGPWRVSSVAHNAERLVVEPNPGAWNRLFGLLFLDNPIGVGFSVAASPEEIPRDQFTVAKHLFAAITAFVELDGAFKSRPIYVTGESYAGKYVPAIGYYSLKWNAELPPSQRLNLAGVAIGNGLTDPVTQVATHAVNAYFSGLINERQKSELEKAQGEAVKLTEMGNWSQATAARTGVLRLLQNMTGLATLYDFTRKVPYNTQWVTRLLQQPEAKRALKANESIVFDECSAAVGAVLHDDVMKSVKYMVEHLVENSRVLLYQGHSDLRDGVVSVEAWVKTMRWGGIDEFLSAERKVWRVNGALAGYVQRSGSLSQAVVLGAGHLVPTDQPLSAQVMIEDWVLEKGLFADSKEDERPARRHRLAI, from the coding sequence ATGGCGTCGTCAGCAGCAGCTCCTCCTCCGCTCAAGCAgctcttgctcttcttcctcctcttgctcTCCTTCGTCGCTCGCATTCCCGTTTCGagtcccgccgccgccgccgccgccgcggagCCCGTCCTCCCGGAAGAGTCGCTGCCCGCGAGATCCGGCTACCTCCCGGTGAGCCCCACCTCCGATTCGGCCATCTTCTACGCTTTCTACGAAGCCCAGCGACCCACCACGCCGCCCTCGCAGACCCCGCTCCTGATCTGGCTCCAGGGCGGCCCCGGCTGCTCCTCCATGACCGGGAACTTCTACGAGCTCGGACCCTGGCGCGTCAGCTCGGTCGCGCATAACGCCGAGCGCCTGGTGGTCGAGCCCAACCCCGGCGCTTGGAACCGCTTGTTCGGCCTCCTCTTCCTCGACAACCCCATCGGCGTCGGGTTCAGCGTCGCCGCCTCCCCCGAGGAGATCCCGCGGGACCAGTTCACCGTCGCGAAGCACCTCTTCGCGGCGATAACCGCGTTCGTCGAGCTCGACGGCGCTTTCAAATCCCGCCCCATTTACGTCACCGGCGAGAGCTACGCGGGGAAGTACGTCCCCGCGATTGGGTACTACTCGCTGAAGTGGAATGCGGAGCTGCCGCCGTCGCAGCGCCTGAATCTGGCGGGGGTCGCCATAGGCAACGGCCTGACGGACCCGGTGACCCAGGTGGCGACGCACGCCGTGAACGCCTACTTCTCCGGCCTGATCAACGAGAGGCAAAAATCCGAGCTCGAGAAAGCCCAGGGGGAAGCCGTCAAGCTCACCGAGATGGGGAATTGGAGCCAAGCGACGGCCGCCCGAACCGGGGTGCTGAGGCTCCTGCAGAACATGACGGGACTGGCCACGCTGTACGACTTCACTCGGAAAGTGCCGTACAACACCCAGTGGGTGACCCGCCTCCTGCAGCAGCCGGAGGCGAAGCGGGCGCTGAAGGCCAACGAGTCGATCGTCTTCGACGAGTGCAGCGCCGCGGTCGGGGCGGTGCTGCACGACGACGTGATGAAGAGCGTGAAGTACATGGTGGAGCACCTGGTGGAGAACAGCCGGGTGCTGCTGTACCAGGGCCACTCCGACCTGAGGGACGGCGTGGTCTCGGTCGAGGCGTGGGTGAAGACGATGCGGTGGGGAGGGATCGACGAGTTCCTGTCCGCGGAGCGGAAGGTGTGGCGGGTGAACGGGGCGCTGGCCGGGTACGTGCAGAGGTCCGGGAGCCTGAGCCAGGCCGTGGTCCTCGGGGCCGGCCACCTCGTGCCCACCGACCAGCCGTTGAGCGCTCAGGTCATGATCGAGGACTGGGTTCTGGAGAAGGGCTTATTCGCCGATTCGAAGGAAGATGAGCGTCCGGCGAGAAGGCATCGCTTGGCAATTTGA